A genomic window from Silene latifolia isolate original U9 population chromosome 11, ASM4854445v1, whole genome shotgun sequence includes:
- the LOC141613943 gene encoding uncharacterized protein LOC141613943 translates to MTRDVRDLNTPTIISDEDIPPFGADHNLAMYITVEFLKKNVPMVLVDDRYSVNVIPLKTAHRLEIMESGLISTNQGFRAYDDTRRKVASLISLTITTGPLERQAIFQVVDIDASFNMLLGHPWIHAAKAVTLTLHHKIRIPFDGKTITISASPIKAVMKKEIASQVIEENDNEMWGF, encoded by the coding sequence ATGACCAGGGATGTCCGTGACTTGAACACCCCAACCATCatctccgacgaagatatccctcctttCGGAGCCGACCATAACTTGGCCATGTACATCACCGTGGAGTTCCTGAAAAAGAACGTACCCATGGTCCTGGTGGATGACAGATACTCAGTCaacgtcattcccctcaaaacagcTCATAGACTGGAGATCATGGAATCCGGCTTAATCTCGACCAATCAAGGATTTCGCGCCTACGATGACACTCGTCGGAAGGTCGCAAGCCTCATCTCCCTGACCATCACAACAGGACCCTTGGAGAGGCAAGCCATTTTCCAAGTGGTCGATATCGACGCATCATTCAACATGCTTCTAGGACACCCCTGGATCCATGCTGCCAAAGCCGTCACATTAACCCTTCATCATAAAATCAGGATCCCCTTCGACGGGAAGACAATCACAATTTCTGCATCCCCAATTAAAGCTGTTATGAAAAAGGAGATAGCCTCTCAAGTCATTGAAGAgaacgacaatgaaatgtggggattctaa